The sequence CAACATCCACGCTTCGATTATGCCAAACAGCTGCTTTGGCGCGGCGGCGCGGTTGGGCTGATCAGCGCCGTGCTGGCCGCGCCATGGCTCTACACCATTGTGCAAAGCAAACTCACGGCAATTGCCCGCAACTATGTCACTGGCTATAGTCAAGGTTATGCCAGCAGTGTCGCAACCTTGGTGGCAATCGTTCCATTTTATATCAAAGCTCCCTTGATGATTTTAATTGGGCTGGGCTTGTGGCTGGCTTGTGCTCAGCGCAATTGGCGCATGCTTTGGCTGGCCATCTGGAGCCTTGGGCTGGAATTAATTGCCGTGCCCTATGTGCTGAATCTGCCCTTGAGTGGCATTATCACGGGCTTTGCCGTAGCAATTATGCTCTATCTGCCACTGATTCCATTGGCTGCCTATCCCCTCGGCTGGCTCTACCAACGCTGGCAACATTGGCCCTGGCTGCGTGGCGTGAGCATGGTTTTGCTATTATTAACGATTGCATGGTCTACGCCATGGCAAAGTACTTTAGCCACCGACCAATATCGTATGTTTTTCGCTGGCGATCAACAAGCCTTGAATTGGATTGAGCAAGCGACTGCCGCTGATGCTAAATTTTTGATTAACGGCATTATGAGTTATGGCGATGCCCTGGTAGTTGGTGAGGATGGTGGAGTTTGGATTCCGCTGCTGACCAAACGTCAAACCACAATTCCCCCGCTCACCTATGGCTCGGAGAAAGCTAGCGATCCCAAGTTTGATTACAATGTGTATTTATTGTATGAAGCGCTGCGCACAACACCCTTAGCGAGTGCCGAAGGCCGCCAATTATTGCAAGCTCAAGGGATCGATTATATTTATAGTGGTGTGCGATTGAGCCAAAATAATCCCAAATTTCAACAAGATATTCAAGCACTCCGTTATCTGCCAGAGCAATTTCCCATTGTTTACGAGCGCGATGGAGTGGTGATTTTTGCAGTAAAGGCGCAACAATGAAACTATGTGTGGTTGGACCAACCTATCCCTACCGTGGGGGGATTGCTCATTACACCACGCTGTTGGTCAAACATTTGCGCGAAGTTGGCCATCATGTGCGATTTTATTCGTATACCCGCCAATATCCGCGCTGGCTTTTCCCTGGTAAAACCGATAAAGACCCTAGTGCTACGCCGTTGCGGGTCGAATGTGAATATGTGCTTGATCCAACCAACCCAATTACTTGGTGGCGGTTGTGCCGCAAAATTCGCGCCGATCAGCCCGATTTGGTGGTGTTGCAATGGTGGGTTCCCTACTGGACACCTTCGCTCAGCTATATTTCGCGCTGGCTGAAAAAACACACCAAAGCCAAAATTGTCTATATTTGCCATAATGTGATGCCCCACGATGGCGGCGGCTTTCTGGATCGGCGCATGGCTTCGACCGTGCTCAAACAGGGTGATGCCTTGATTGTGCATAGCGACCAAGATTTGCATCGTGCTCAAGCATTGTTGCCGCAAGCTGCTGTGCTTAAATCGCAACTGCCAACCTTTGAAGAAGTTGCCAAGCACACCGATTCGGCGGCAATTGAGCGCTTGCGTGGCCAACTTGGCATCTCCAGCGATCATGATATTTTGCTGTTTTTTGGCTTTGTACGGCCTTACAAAGGCCTAGAATATTTGATCCAAGCCTTGCCATTGGTAGTACAAGAGCGGCCTGTGCATTTGCTGGTGGTTGGTGAGTTTTGGGCTTCGCCAGAGTTTTATCAGCGCTATACCCGTGAATATGGGGTTGAAGCAAATGTCACTTTTGTCAATCGCTATGTGCCCAACGAAGAGCTTGGCCCCTATTTCGATTTAGCTGATGTAGTGGTATTGCCCTATATTTCCGCCACTCAAAGCGCGGTTGTGCAATTGGCCTTTGGGCTTGGCAAGCCAGTCATCACCACGCGGGTTGGCGGTTTGCACGAAGTTGTCCGCGATGGCGTAAATGGCTTAGTCGTGCCGCCACAGGATGAAGTTGCCCTAGCCAAGGCGATTTTACGCTATTTTCAGGCTGAATTAAAAGCCCCGATGACTGCCGCTGTGCAAGCCGAACGCGGCCAGCAACTGCATGGCTGGGAAAATCTGATCAATTGCCTTGAACGAATTGGGGCCAAATAATGCGGCGGGTTGTTTTTCTGATCACGATGGGTATTGAACGACCTTCGGGTCAGCGTTACTTTAATCTAGCCAAGGAATTGGTGCACCAAGGCGATCAGGTACGTATCTTGGCCTTGCACCCCGATTTGGAGCAATGTCAGCAACGCCGCTTTGTGCAGGATGGAGTGGAAATTTGGTATGTTGGCCAAATGCACTCGCGCAAACGCCATGGCGAGGTATTGCCATTTTCGCCCCTGCAATTGCTATGGGTTTTGATCACTGCGACCTTGGGCATGCTTTGGGCCATTCTCTGCTCGCCCGCTGAGATTTACCACCTTGGCAAACCACAGCCCGTCAATGGACTGGCGGCACTCTTGGGGGTATTGTTGGGGCGCGGTCAGCGCTTTTGGGTCGATTGCGATGATGATGAAGTTGGCAGTAATCGCTTGACCAACCAAGCGCAGCGCATGGTTTTTAGCTTTTGGCAATGGCTCTTGCCGCGTTTGGCCAAAGGCGTAACCGTCAATACCCAAGCCTTGGCGGCGCGAATGCTCACAGCACGGGTTCCCAAAATTGTCTATGTGCCCAACGGCGTTGATCTCAGCCTCTTCCAAGCGCCAGAGCCAGCAGTTTTGGCAGGCTTGCGTACAAGTTTAGGCTTGGATGGCATGCAGGTGATCGCTTATGTTGGCACAATTGCCCTACACAATCACCCAATCAACCTCTTGCTCGATGCCTTTGATCAGCAATTAAAGCATGATCCGCTGATTCGGCTGGTGCTCGTTGGTGGCGGCGAAGATCTGGGTTATGTGCAAACTTGGATTCGCGACCATGGCTACCACGATCGAATCTTCTGTCTTGGCCATCAAGATCGGCGCAGCATTCCGATGTGGATGGCGCTTGCCAATGTGACGGTTGATCCAGTGTATGATGATATGGTGGCACAAGCCCGTTCGCCCTTGAAGCTATTTGAAAGCTTGGCCTTGGGAATTCCCCCAGTTACTGGCGACGTTGGCGATCGGCGGCTTGTCTTAAATTTTGCTGCTGATCGGTTGATCGCTCCGGCTGGCGATGCGCTAGCTTTGGCTCAAACCCTGCAAGCCGTGCTCGCAACCTGGAGCACAACTGATCGCCAAGCCTGCTTTGAACGAGCGGCTGACTATGCATGGTCGGCGTTGGCGCTCCGTTGGCGAGCAGGCTACGAGGAATCTTATGCGAACCATTCACTTAACCCGACCTCAACCAAATAGCGAGTTTGGCAATGATTAAGGAATCTACGCCAACTCAAGCCAGTGTGGCCGAAGCCCCTGCCCCAGCCAAATTGCCACGCGCTCGGCTTTTCCAAATCACGTTTGGGGTTGGCGGAGTGATGTTGGCGCGGGTGTTGGGAATTTTTACCCAAATTATTTTGGCCCGGCGCTTGGGGGCTGAGCAATATGGCTTGTTCAACTCGCTGTATGCCTTGCTCAACCCCTTGATTATTCTGGCCAACTTGGGCTTGGATAATTGGCTATTGCGCCAAAGCGCTGATCGGGTGAAACTCAATAAATCGGTAAGCAGGGTATTTGCCTTGCGTGGATTTGTGCTGGCAGGCTTGTTATTGGTCGCTGCACCATTTGTCAGCATGCGCAGCCCAGAATTTACCCCGCATCTGATTGCCTTGGCTTGTGCCGGAATTATTGGCGATTTATTGGTTGGCACTGCCGATACCGCCTTGCGAGCCTCGATTCAGGTGCTCAAAGCCTCAAGTCTGCAAATTTTAGTCGCATTTAGTTTGTTTGTGCCAATTTGGTTTACCCCCAGCTTGCCATTTTCCACGGTGGTGATCTATCGCTGTATTGCAGTGGCCTTGGGTTTTGGCCTGAGCGTCTACTATTTGCATGGCATTTTGCGCTGGGTTTGGCAGCCACGCCAATGGATTAAAACGATCGGTGAGGCACGTTTCTACTTTGTCTCTGAGGTGATGGCCTATTTGACCTTGCGTGTTGATCTCTTTTTGGTGGCCTTACTGCTACCAACGATCAATTCAGGCATTTACGCACCGCCGCTGGCAATTATCAACAATACCTTTTTAGTACCCAGCATTACCGCCCAAATCTTGCTACCAATGATCGTCAAGCATCCGCCGCGCTCGCCACTCTATCGCCGTGTAATGAGCTTAGCAATTGGCTTGAGCATCCTCTACGGCTTGGCATGGTTGGCGCTGCTCACATGGTATTCCGATTGGATTATCAACCTAATGTATGGGCCACAGTATGCTGCTGCGATCCCGTTGTTGCAAATTATGGCGATCATTCCATTGCTCAAAAGCCTGAATTTCTGTTGGGCGACTTTTATGGTTTCCAACGATCAGCAGCCGCTGCGAGTTAAGTTGCAAACGATCGGGGCCACAATTAGTATTCTCGGCAATTTTGTGGTTATTCCGTTGTATGGTCTGCACGGCGTAGCCATTATCAACATGATCACTGAAATTGCCCTATTTATCTCATATGGCTATGGTGCATGGCGGACCTATAAGAAAGTGATGCGATGAAGGTTTTATTATTGAATGCGCATTCGCCGCAAAATGCAGGCGATTTGGCCTTGCTTGAGCAATCGTTGGCCCATTTACGGGCAGCGTTTCCCCATGCCGATCTGAGTTATGTGATCAATCAGCCCGATCCGCCCGAATGGCTACCCGCCGATGTAGCCTATATTCGGTCGATCCATGAACATAAAACCAATTTGATCAAAGATGCGCCCAAGCCACGGCGTAAATGGCTGATGCTGGGGCTGGCAATTTGGTTGGTCAGTATCAGCTTAATCTATCGCTGGACACGGATCAAACTCAAGCCAGCCCAAAATAGTGCTTGGCGCGAACTACTCGACCACTATTTTGAGGCCGATGTCACGGCAGCGATTGGCGGCGGCTATTTGTATGCAACCAAAGCCTTCGACCTGAACTACGTTTGGGTATGGTTGGGAGTGGCCTTGCCTGTGCTCATGGGCAAGCCGCTGGTGATGTTGCCGCAATCGTTTGGCCCAGTCACTGGCAAAATCAACCAAATGCTGCTGGCTTGGTTAGTCAATCACTCGGTGCAAGCCTACGCCCGCGAAGAACGTTCGCAACAC comes from Chloroflexota bacterium and encodes:
- a CDS encoding glycosyltransferase, producing MRRVVFLITMGIERPSGQRYFNLAKELVHQGDQVRILALHPDLEQCQQRRFVQDGVEIWYVGQMHSRKRHGEVLPFSPLQLLWVLITATLGMLWAILCSPAEIYHLGKPQPVNGLAALLGVLLGRGQRFWVDCDDDEVGSNRLTNQAQRMVFSFWQWLLPRLAKGVTVNTQALAARMLTARVPKIVYVPNGVDLSLFQAPEPAVLAGLRTSLGLDGMQVIAYVGTIALHNHPINLLLDAFDQQLKHDPLIRLVLVGGGEDLGYVQTWIRDHGYHDRIFCLGHQDRRSIPMWMALANVTVDPVYDDMVAQARSPLKLFESLALGIPPVTGDVGDRRLVLNFAADRLIAPAGDALALAQTLQAVLATWSTTDRQACFERAADYAWSALALRWRAGYEESYANHSLNPTSTK
- a CDS encoding glycosyltransferase, which gives rise to MKLCVVGPTYPYRGGIAHYTTLLVKHLREVGHHVRFYSYTRQYPRWLFPGKTDKDPSATPLRVECEYVLDPTNPITWWRLCRKIRADQPDLVVLQWWVPYWTPSLSYISRWLKKHTKAKIVYICHNVMPHDGGGFLDRRMASTVLKQGDALIVHSDQDLHRAQALLPQAAVLKSQLPTFEEVAKHTDSAAIERLRGQLGISSDHDILLFFGFVRPYKGLEYLIQALPLVVQERPVHLLVVGEFWASPEFYQRYTREYGVEANVTFVNRYVPNEELGPYFDLADVVVLPYISATQSAVVQLAFGLGKPVITTRVGGLHEVVRDGVNGLVVPPQDEVALAKAILRYFQAELKAPMTAAVQAERGQQLHGWENLINCLERIGAK
- a CDS encoding oligosaccharide flippase family protein, which gives rise to MIKESTPTQASVAEAPAPAKLPRARLFQITFGVGGVMLARVLGIFTQIILARRLGAEQYGLFNSLYALLNPLIILANLGLDNWLLRQSADRVKLNKSVSRVFALRGFVLAGLLLVAAPFVSMRSPEFTPHLIALACAGIIGDLLVGTADTALRASIQVLKASSLQILVAFSLFVPIWFTPSLPFSTVVIYRCIAVALGFGLSVYYLHGILRWVWQPRQWIKTIGEARFYFVSEVMAYLTLRVDLFLVALLLPTINSGIYAPPLAIINNTFLVPSITAQILLPMIVKHPPRSPLYRRVMSLAIGLSILYGLAWLALLTWYSDWIINLMYGPQYAAAIPLLQIMAIIPLLKSLNFCWATFMVSNDQQPLRVKLQTIGATISILGNFVVIPLYGLHGVAIINMITEIALFISYGYGAWRTYKKVMR